The proteins below are encoded in one region of Pseudomonas putida S13.1.2:
- a CDS encoding FAD-dependent oxidoreductase, whose translation MIKDFQQQKALRDDYDFCIIGAGPAGITLGLRLAAAGWNVLLAEGGGREYAPHSQGLYACASTGLELYAEETRLRYLGGTSNHWAGRCRPFTPSDFTVAPPGDLPGWPIPYSEIEGYLPAAMDIVDLPPGSNFRTMNTGLDGGDFEADRFLLSTPTRFAQKYATALEQTKGLDVFINCNCVDLEFDKGSGHLAAVVLSDYERNRQRLVARNFILATGAIENARQLLNSQTLVAAGVVSKEGLVGGCFMEHLNIDLGTFILKSGQDPEPRQYYTTDAFVDEYKAGKGNVTAALLADVQTYGRTAEVKHFLENLACDMGVASKVAFVAKFSCPGDGVISTMIEQFPNLHSRISLLDEKDALGVAKVNVNWALSADDRHTIKCIGSELAKQFADMDLGFVKLNDFVYDTSIPLTMAPHAHHMGTTRMAASPQFGVVDANCKVFGTENLYVAGSSIFAKGGASNPTMPLLQFAVRLADHLDTRMRAASGAAA comes from the coding sequence ATGATCAAGGACTTTCAGCAGCAGAAGGCGCTGCGAGACGACTACGATTTCTGCATCATCGGTGCCGGCCCGGCGGGTATCACCTTGGGCTTGCGGCTGGCCGCCGCCGGCTGGAACGTACTGCTCGCCGAAGGCGGGGGGCGCGAATATGCGCCGCACTCGCAAGGCTTGTACGCCTGTGCATCCACGGGCCTGGAGCTGTATGCCGAGGAGACCCGCCTGCGTTATCTGGGGGGCACCTCCAACCACTGGGCCGGCCGTTGCCGGCCATTCACGCCGTCAGACTTTACCGTCGCCCCGCCAGGTGATTTGCCGGGTTGGCCTATTCCCTATTCGGAGATCGAAGGCTACCTGCCGGCAGCCATGGACATTGTCGACCTGCCACCCGGTTCGAATTTTCGTACCATGAATACCGGCCTGGATGGCGGTGACTTCGAGGCAGACCGCTTTTTGCTCAGCACGCCGACACGCTTTGCGCAAAAGTACGCCACGGCGCTGGAGCAGACCAAAGGCCTGGACGTATTCATCAACTGCAATTGCGTAGACCTGGAATTCGACAAGGGCTCCGGCCATCTGGCTGCAGTGGTTTTATCCGACTACGAACGCAATCGGCAGCGCCTGGTGGCAAGAAATTTCATCCTGGCCACGGGCGCCATCGAGAATGCCCGGCAGTTGCTTAACAGCCAGACGTTGGTGGCGGCCGGCGTGGTGAGCAAGGAAGGGCTGGTCGGCGGATGCTTCATGGAGCACCTGAACATCGACCTGGGTACGTTCATCCTGAAGTCCGGGCAGGACCCGGAGCCGCGCCAGTACTACACCACCGATGCCTTCGTGGACGAGTACAAGGCCGGCAAGGGCAATGTCACCGCCGCCTTGCTGGCCGATGTGCAGACCTATGGCCGCACCGCCGAGGTCAAGCATTTTCTGGAGAACCTGGCCTGCGACATGGGGGTTGCCAGCAAGGTCGCCTTCGTCGCCAAGTTCAGCTGCCCCGGCGACGGTGTGATCAGCACCATGATCGAGCAGTTCCCCAACCTGCACAGCCGTATTTCGCTGCTGGACGAGAAGGACGCACTGGGGGTGGCCAAGGTCAATGTCAACTGGGCGCTGAGCGCTGATGACCGGCACACCATCAAGTGCATTGGCAGCGAACTGGCCAAGCAGTTCGCCGACATGGACCTGGGCTTCGTCAAGCTCAACGATTTCGTTTACGACACCTCGATACCGCTGACAATGGCGCCGCATGCCCACCACATGGGTACCACGCGCATGGCAGCTTCGCCGCAGTTCGGTGTTGTGGATGCCAATTGCAAGGTGTTCGGTACCGAGAACCTGTATGTCGCCGGCAGCAGTATCTTCGCCAAGGGGGGCGCCTCCAACCCGACCATGCCGTTGTTGCAGTTTGCCGTGCGGCTGGCCGATCACCTCGATACCAGGATGAGAGCGGCCAGCGGCGCCGCTGCGTGA
- a CDS encoding VirK/YbjX family protein, translated as MMLGTLVKSVFTLQPGYSLRALNNKYKLMLQIARQWPELNGFMQRMTAALGKQGVQRLGVDCIGVVQWPYLSKCWEAPQRLAVVASHFEVLAGQFPALLLLGRDESLTLCDLASHSPGCRLVLDRPIWFKREGELVLNLFQGDLRVASLAFTLCRSQGELYLFIGAVQGIHKGIDSETSLAIYRDLTKDFEGLRPRSLVLEALKCLARTLGVAHLYAVSDACRHHRHPYFGRDKGQDLAANYDVIWQEHGASASNQADFYTLPLAPAQRAETDIPAKKRAMYRRRQAMLDDVFARLQAALPSSGHNLGLQGKQGDAFVVSASAVDRPPIVDSLK; from the coding sequence ATGATGCTCGGCACCCTCGTGAAAAGCGTGTTTACCTTGCAACCGGGCTACTCGTTGCGGGCGTTGAACAACAAGTACAAGTTGATGCTGCAGATTGCCAGGCAATGGCCTGAGCTCAATGGTTTCATGCAGCGCATGACGGCGGCACTCGGCAAGCAAGGTGTGCAGCGGCTTGGCGTGGACTGCATCGGTGTGGTGCAGTGGCCTTATCTCAGCAAATGCTGGGAAGCCCCGCAGCGCCTGGCGGTGGTCGCTTCGCACTTTGAAGTGCTGGCCGGTCAGTTTCCGGCGCTGTTGCTGCTGGGGCGGGACGAAAGCTTGACGCTGTGCGATCTGGCCAGCCATTCGCCGGGCTGCCGCCTGGTGCTGGACCGGCCGATCTGGTTCAAACGCGAAGGCGAGTTGGTCCTGAACCTGTTCCAGGGCGACCTGCGCGTGGCTTCACTGGCGTTCACCCTGTGCCGCAGCCAGGGTGAGCTGTACCTGTTCATCGGCGCCGTGCAGGGCATCCACAAAGGCATCGACAGCGAAACCTCGCTGGCCATCTACCGCGACCTGACCAAGGACTTCGAAGGCCTGCGCCCGCGCAGCCTGGTACTCGAAGCGCTGAAGTGCCTGGCCCGAACGCTGGGTGTCGCGCACCTGTACGCGGTCAGCGATGCTTGCCGGCACCATCGGCATCCGTATTTTGGCCGCGACAAGGGCCAGGACCTTGCAGCGAACTATGACGTCATCTGGCAGGAACACGGCGCCAGCGCCTCGAATCAGGCGGACTTCTACACCCTCCCGCTGGCCCCGGCGCAGCGGGCGGAAACCGACATTCCGGCGAAAAAACGGGCGATGTACCGCCGCCGCCAGGCGATGCTCGACGATGTTTTCGCGCGGTTGCAGGCAGCATTGCCAAGCAGCGGTCACAACCTTGGACTACAAGGAAAACAGGGGGATGCATTTGTTGTGAGTGCATCGGCAGTAGACAGACCGCCCATAGTCGACAGCCTGAAGTGA
- a CDS encoding glycosyltransferase family 2 protein produces the protein MASKPVDVMVVNFNTAGLLQPMFDALRRADSERLASYLVVDNASRDDSVQRMAQVCPEALLLSNKQNVGFGRANNQLLAHLKGKYALLLNTDAFVATDSLQKTLDYMDAHPECGVLGVRLEGRDGDLQPSCRYFPTPLNVFVGRTGLGRFFPGLKMVDEMTWDHASVRECDWLPGCFYLVRREVLDKVGLFDPRYFLYYEEVDHCKRVKEAGWKVVFYPHTTVVHIGGESSKSVAELEAASRQISSYQIESELLYFRKHHGLAGLALHMLLVTLGDLVLALKALLKRRGWGAIQACWRHCRATWSLLFKTRYASQPTR, from the coding sequence ATGGCTAGCAAACCTGTGGATGTCATGGTGGTCAACTTCAATACCGCCGGACTGCTGCAGCCGATGTTCGATGCGCTGCGCCGGGCCGACAGCGAGCGGCTGGCCAGTTACCTGGTGGTGGACAACGCATCGCGCGATGACTCGGTGCAGCGCATGGCCCAGGTGTGCCCCGAGGCATTGCTGCTGAGCAACAAGCAAAACGTGGGTTTTGGCCGGGCAAACAACCAGTTGCTGGCGCACCTGAAAGGCAAGTACGCCTTGTTGCTCAATACCGATGCCTTCGTTGCCACCGACTCCCTGCAAAAAACCCTCGACTACATGGACGCACACCCTGAGTGCGGCGTGCTGGGGGTGCGCCTGGAGGGGCGCGACGGCGATTTGCAGCCCAGTTGCCGCTACTTCCCTACACCGCTTAACGTGTTTGTCGGGCGTACCGGGTTGGGGCGCTTCTTCCCGGGGTTGAAGATGGTCGATGAAATGACCTGGGACCACGCCTCGGTGCGCGAGTGCGACTGGTTGCCGGGTTGCTTCTACCTGGTACGCCGCGAAGTGCTTGACAAGGTGGGCCTGTTCGACCCGCGTTACTTCCTGTACTACGAGGAGGTGGACCACTGCAAGCGGGTGAAGGAGGCCGGCTGGAAGGTGGTGTTCTACCCGCATACCACAGTGGTGCACATCGGGGGAGAAAGCTCCAAGTCCGTGGCGGAGCTGGAGGCGGCCAGCCGGCAAATCTCCTCCTACCAGATCGAGAGCGAGCTGTTGTATTTCCGCAAGCATCACGGGCTGGCGGGGCTTGCCCTGCACATGCTGCTGGTCACCCTGGGTGACCTGGTGCTGGCACTCAAGGCGCTGTTGAAACGACGCGGCTGGGGCGCGATTCAGGCCTGCTGGCGTCATTGCCGGGCAACCTGGTCACTGTTGTTCAAGACCCGGTACGCCAGCCAACCGACAAGGTAG
- a CDS encoding acyltransferase has product MKGWIRKAVAHYAHATGRGGKFYRRFCNPSGLEWGAYLARWGNFHSVGSNFFVNTGCKFLDPSLVRIGNSVGLSDCTLIGHDGVVLLIEHRFGKHLDSVGFIDIKDNCFIGHGAIVMPRVTIGPESIVAAGAVVTKDVPPGTVYGGNPAEFICTTEQLIQRVEARCEAYPWIDLVKQRNGAYDPEVEPQLMAQRRQYFFGDSKNG; this is encoded by the coding sequence ATGAAGGGATGGATACGCAAGGCAGTGGCGCACTACGCCCATGCAACCGGGCGAGGGGGCAAGTTCTACAGGAGATTCTGCAACCCTTCTGGCCTTGAATGGGGTGCCTACCTCGCCCGATGGGGCAACTTTCACTCTGTCGGCAGCAACTTCTTCGTCAATACAGGCTGCAAGTTTCTCGACCCTTCGCTGGTACGTATCGGTAACAGCGTGGGCTTGTCCGACTGCACGTTGATCGGTCATGACGGGGTGGTATTGCTGATCGAGCATCGTTTTGGCAAGCACCTGGATTCGGTCGGCTTCATCGATATCAAGGACAACTGCTTCATCGGCCATGGTGCGATCGTGATGCCCCGCGTGACCATCGGGCCTGAATCCATCGTGGCCGCAGGGGCGGTGGTGACCAAGGACGTGCCGCCAGGTACTGTCTATGGTGGCAACCCGGCCGAGTTCATCTGCACTACCGAACAGTTGATCCAACGGGTCGAGGCACGTTGCGAAGCCTACCCATGGATCGACCTGGTCAAGCAGCGCAATGGCGCCTACGACCCGGAAGTGGAACCACAGCTGATGGCACAAAGGCGCCAGTACTTCTTCGGGGACAGCAAAAATGGCTAG
- a CDS encoding glycosyltransferase family 2 protein produces the protein MATAIGVVVIGRNEGPRLERCLRSLVKGAGKVMYVDSGSTDGSLQLARSLGVEVLALDLAIPFTAARARNEGFSALQRLLPSMQLVQFVDGDCEVDAHWLATAQQFLDHHPEVAVVCGRRRERFPERSVYNLLCDLEWDTPIGEAKACGGDALMRADAFAAVGGFRAELIAGEEPELCVRLRAKGWKVWRLAAEMTLHDAAMTRFSQWWRRSLRAGHAYAEGAHLHGQPPEQHWLRESRRAWLWGLGIPVVIVLACLLLGGWGLLLLLTYPLQAVRLARRGGKSARENWLQAVFLVLGKFPEMLGQLKFMRHRFAAGKSALIEYK, from the coding sequence ATGGCGACAGCAATCGGGGTGGTGGTCATCGGCCGCAACGAGGGCCCGCGTCTGGAGCGTTGCCTGCGTTCGCTGGTAAAGGGTGCGGGCAAGGTCATGTATGTCGACTCAGGCTCCACCGACGGCTCGCTGCAGCTGGCCCGCAGCCTGGGGGTGGAGGTACTGGCGCTGGACCTGGCTATCCCGTTCACCGCAGCGCGCGCGCGCAACGAAGGCTTTAGCGCCTTGCAGCGGCTACTGCCGTCGATGCAGCTGGTGCAGTTTGTTGATGGCGATTGCGAGGTGGATGCCCACTGGTTGGCCACGGCACAGCAGTTTCTCGACCACCACCCCGAGGTGGCAGTAGTGTGTGGCCGGCGGCGCGAGCGCTTCCCGGAACGGTCGGTGTACAACCTGTTGTGCGACCTGGAATGGGACACCCCAATCGGTGAAGCCAAGGCGTGCGGTGGCGATGCGCTGATGCGCGCAGACGCTTTTGCCGCTGTCGGAGGCTTTCGCGCCGAGCTGATTGCCGGTGAGGAGCCTGAGCTGTGCGTGCGCTTGCGGGCCAAGGGCTGGAAGGTCTGGCGCCTGGCCGCCGAGATGACCCTGCACGACGCCGCCATGACCCGTTTCAGCCAGTGGTGGCGACGCAGCCTGCGTGCCGGGCATGCCTATGCCGAAGGGGCCCACCTGCATGGCCAGCCGCCCGAGCAGCACTGGTTGCGCGAGTCGCGTCGGGCGTGGTTATGGGGCCTGGGCATACCCGTGGTGATCGTGCTGGCCTGCCTGCTGCTGGGTGGCTGGGGCCTGCTGCTGCTGTTGACCTACCCGCTGCAGGCCGTGCGCCTGGCGCGCCGCGGTGGCAAGTCGGCGCGCGAAAACTGGCTGCAGGCGGTGTTCCTGGTGTTGGGCAAGTTCCCGGAAATGCTCGGCCAGCTGAAGTTCATGCGCCACCGTTTCGCGGCCGGCAAATCGGCTTTGATCGAGTACAAGTGA
- a CDS encoding glycosyltransferase family 2 protein, giving the protein MMSVLSWLLGLLAAIALVPVSVFFLQMLLACLPPRSRPLGISVRPRVAVLVPAHDEAAIIRATLASITPQLLAGDRLLVVADNCIDDTARLAREGGAEVVERFDTLRRGKGYALDFGVRHLAEQPPEVVIVVDADCQVGEGAIDCLARRYHQVKRPVQALYLMRAPAGSGLKVQVAEFAWRVKNLVRPRGWARLGLPCQLMGAGMAFGWHDLALINLANGHLVEDVKLGLDLCQQGKPPVFCPEALVTSQFPASQQGMNSQRTRWEHGHLGLMLADAPKRALAAVSQRNGSLLAMTLDLLVPPLALLVLALLGLNLVTWLAYWLSGHATPAWIALAALVMLGLAVVLAWARFCRELIPFSVLLYAPFYAARKIPLYLGFLIKRQVEWVRSKRDDD; this is encoded by the coding sequence ATGATGAGTGTATTGAGTTGGTTACTGGGCCTGCTGGCGGCCATCGCCCTTGTGCCTGTGTCGGTGTTTTTCCTGCAGATGCTGCTGGCTTGCCTGCCGCCGCGCTCGCGGCCCCTGGGCATCAGCGTGCGTCCGCGGGTGGCAGTGTTGGTACCGGCCCATGATGAGGCTGCGATCATTCGGGCAACGCTGGCGAGCATTACCCCGCAATTACTCGCAGGCGACCGCTTGCTTGTGGTGGCCGACAACTGCATTGACGACACGGCGCGGCTGGCCCGCGAGGGCGGCGCCGAGGTGGTGGAGCGCTTTGATACGTTGCGACGTGGCAAAGGCTACGCCCTGGACTTCGGCGTACGCCACCTGGCCGAACAGCCGCCCGAGGTGGTGATTGTGGTGGATGCTGACTGCCAGGTAGGCGAGGGGGCGATTGACTGCCTGGCGCGTCGTTATCACCAGGTCAAGCGCCCGGTGCAGGCGCTGTATCTGATGCGCGCACCCGCCGGTAGCGGGCTGAAGGTACAGGTCGCCGAATTCGCCTGGCGGGTCAAGAACCTGGTGCGTCCGCGTGGTTGGGCCCGGCTGGGGCTGCCGTGCCAGCTGATGGGGGCAGGCATGGCATTCGGTTGGCACGACCTGGCCTTGATCAACCTGGCCAATGGGCACTTGGTAGAGGATGTAAAGCTGGGGCTGGATCTGTGCCAGCAGGGCAAGCCGCCGGTGTTCTGCCCCGAAGCGCTGGTCACCAGCCAGTTTCCGGCCAGCCAGCAAGGCATGAACAGCCAGCGCACCCGCTGGGAGCATGGCCATCTGGGTTTGATGCTGGCCGATGCACCCAAGCGTGCGCTGGCCGCTGTCAGCCAGCGCAACGGCAGCCTGCTGGCCATGACCCTGGACCTGTTGGTGCCACCTCTGGCGTTGCTGGTGCTGGCGTTGCTGGGGCTCAACCTGGTGACCTGGTTGGCGTACTGGCTGTCAGGCCATGCGACGCCTGCGTGGATCGCACTGGCTGCGCTGGTCATGCTCGGCCTTGCCGTTGTGCTGGCGTGGGCACGCTTCTGCCGTGAACTGATCCCGTTTTCCGTGCTGCTGTACGCGCCTTTTTACGCCGCAAGGAAGATCCCCCTGTACCTGGGGTTCCTGATCAAGCGCCAGGTCGAATGGGTGCGCTCCAAACGGGATGATGACTGA
- a CDS encoding oligosaccharide flippase family protein — translation MPSIDVSAAASLRNRALRAGSWNLVSQVASQVMRLGGNLIMARLLLPEMFGVMVIATTVSVLLHLLSDVGLRQNIIQSHRGDDPDFLNTAWTVQIIRGFLLFALTLLLAMGAWLAQLAELWPADSTYAAPVLPMVLAVTGLSAAIWGFQSTKIDVAVRTFQQKRVVLVDLASQVAGLVVMLVLGLLTHSIWALVVSGLVSAVAWTVLGHTALEGPNNHLRWDRTALTELIVFGRWILLSSMVGVLAMYGDRIWFGASMSAAQLGVYSIAVLILGAVQTALMKIVGAVALPAFSEAARADDKERLTALYHRFRLLVDLLVLFICGGFLTASPLLIGWMYDDRYREAGPMLAILSLSFIVMRYTLAHQVWIALGLTKYQAMDNIIRLVSLWGLLPLLLAIGGVEWAIWGVALHAVPTMVLVVYVNCKLGMFSLKRELVVLPMLLVGALCGALLTAFFNWL, via the coding sequence ATGCCGTCGATTGATGTGTCAGCCGCTGCGAGCCTGCGCAACCGGGCCCTGAGGGCCGGGTCGTGGAACCTGGTCTCGCAGGTGGCTTCTCAGGTAATGCGCCTGGGCGGCAATCTGATCATGGCCCGCTTGCTGCTGCCGGAAATGTTCGGGGTGATGGTCATCGCCACCACCGTTTCGGTGCTCCTGCATCTGCTTTCCGATGTCGGCCTGCGCCAGAACATCATTCAGAGTCACCGTGGTGACGACCCGGATTTTCTCAACACCGCCTGGACCGTGCAGATCATCCGCGGCTTCCTGTTGTTCGCCCTGACCCTGCTGCTGGCGATGGGCGCCTGGTTGGCCCAGCTGGCAGAACTGTGGCCGGCCGACTCTACCTATGCTGCCCCGGTGCTGCCGATGGTGCTGGCGGTAACCGGCCTGTCGGCAGCCATCTGGGGGTTCCAGTCCACCAAGATAGATGTGGCTGTCAGAACTTTCCAACAAAAGCGCGTGGTGCTGGTTGACCTGGCCTCACAGGTGGCCGGCCTGGTGGTGATGCTGGTGCTGGGCTTGCTGACCCATTCGATCTGGGCACTGGTGGTTTCAGGCCTGGTTTCGGCGGTGGCCTGGACTGTGCTGGGGCATACCGCCCTGGAGGGGCCGAACAATCACCTGCGCTGGGACCGTACGGCGCTGACCGAGTTGATCGTGTTTGGCCGCTGGATCCTGTTGTCGTCGATGGTCGGCGTGCTGGCCATGTACGGTGACCGCATCTGGTTTGGCGCCAGCATGTCGGCGGCCCAACTGGGGGTGTATTCGATTGCCGTGCTGATCCTTGGCGCAGTGCAGACCGCGCTGATGAAAATTGTCGGTGCCGTGGCGCTTCCCGCCTTCAGTGAAGCAGCCCGGGCTGATGACAAGGAGCGCCTCACAGCGCTGTATCACCGGTTCCGCCTGCTCGTGGACCTGCTTGTGCTGTTCATCTGTGGTGGCTTCCTGACCGCCAGCCCGTTGCTGATCGGCTGGATGTATGACGATCGCTACCGTGAAGCTGGCCCGATGCTAGCAATTCTTTCGCTGTCGTTCATCGTAATGCGCTATACATTGGCTCATCAGGTGTGGATTGCCTTGGGCCTGACCAAATACCAGGCCATGGACAACATCATCCGCCTGGTCTCGCTATGGGGGCTGCTACCGCTATTGCTGGCGATTGGTGGTGTGGAATGGGCGATCTGGGGCGTTGCCCTGCATGCCGTGCCAACTATGGTGCTGGTTGTGTATGTGAACTGCAAACTGGGTATGTTCAGCCTGAAACGTGAGCTGGTGGTGCTGCCGATGCTGCTGGTCGGGGCGCTGTGCGGAGCGCTGCTGACGGCCTTTTTCAACTGGCTTTGA
- a CDS encoding glycosyltransferase, translating to MRIAYFINQYPKVSHSFIRREILALERQGVEVQRIALRGWDAELQDAEDTAERAKTRYVLQGGIKGLLTPALQVLRAQPWRFFQALRLAMRLGLRADRAWPYHLVYLAEACQVLHWLQAGEAKHVHAHFGTNSTEVVMLANLLGGPAYSFTVHGPEEFDKPQFLHMGEKVRRAAFVAAVSSYGRSQLFRWVAHEHWAKVKVVHCGLERAFHEVLPVNVPAVPRLVCVGRLCEQKGQLLLLEAARQLAAQSIAFELVLAGDGEMREQIEALITRHGLQQHVRITGWISSTQVRDEILAARALVLPSFAEGLPVVIMEAMALRRPVLTTYVAGIPELVRPGENGWLFPAGAVDELAQAMAECLAQPADVLQRMGEAAYQRVLQRHDIDTEAAKLAGYFKASA from the coding sequence ATGCGCATCGCTTACTTCATCAATCAGTACCCGAAGGTCAGCCACAGTTTCATCCGCCGCGAGATACTGGCGCTGGAGCGCCAGGGCGTAGAGGTGCAACGCATTGCTCTGCGGGGGTGGGACGCTGAGTTGCAGGACGCCGAGGACACGGCCGAGCGGGCCAAGACCCGTTATGTGTTGCAAGGCGGCATAAAAGGGTTGCTGACGCCTGCGTTGCAGGTGCTGCGCGCACAACCGTGGCGTTTTTTCCAGGCCTTGAGGCTGGCGATGCGCCTTGGCTTGCGCGCTGACCGCGCGTGGCCCTACCACCTGGTCTACCTGGCCGAGGCCTGCCAGGTGTTGCACTGGCTGCAGGCCGGTGAGGCCAAACACGTGCATGCCCATTTTGGCACCAACTCTACCGAGGTGGTGATGCTGGCCAACCTGCTGGGCGGCCCGGCCTATAGCTTTACCGTGCATGGGCCGGAAGAGTTCGACAAGCCGCAGTTCTTGCACATGGGCGAGAAGGTGCGGCGTGCCGCCTTTGTTGCAGCGGTGAGTTCTTACGGGCGCAGCCAGCTGTTTCGCTGGGTGGCGCACGAGCATTGGGCCAAAGTGAAAGTGGTGCATTGCGGCCTGGAGCGGGCTTTCCATGAGGTGCTGCCGGTGAATGTTCCGGCGGTGCCACGGCTGGTGTGCGTCGGCCGGCTCTGTGAACAGAAAGGCCAGCTGTTGTTGCTTGAGGCGGCCCGTCAGCTTGCGGCACAGTCGATCGCCTTCGAACTGGTCCTGGCGGGTGACGGTGAGATGCGCGAGCAGATCGAGGCGCTGATTACCCGCCACGGCTTGCAGCAGCACGTACGCATCACCGGCTGGATCAGCAGCACACAGGTACGCGACGAAATCCTTGCCGCTCGCGCGCTGGTATTGCCCAGCTTCGCCGAAGGCTTGCCGGTGGTGATCATGGAGGCCATGGCCTTGCGCCGGCCAGTACTGACCACCTACGTGGCGGGTATCCCTGAGCTGGTGCGCCCGGGCGAGAACGGCTGGCTGTTCCCTGCTGGCGCGGTGGACGAACTGGCGCAGGCCATGGCCGAATGCCTTGCGCAACCCGCCGACGTGCTGCAGCGCATGGGTGAGGCGGCTTACCAGCGCGTGCTGCAACGGCATGATATCGACACCGAGGCGGCCAAACTGGCCGGCTACTTCAAGGCATCCGCATGA
- a CDS encoding serine O-acetyltransferase, which yields MFENIRADLRAHGGDWGAQGFWVLLVYRFGRWRYTVRPALLRKLFSLIYKVLFKFVQIITGIELPCEVVIGRNFVIDHFGGIVISGYARFGDDCRIRNGVVVGLKNVDEPIAPVFGNNVDIGTGAKVLGSIRIGNNVIIGANAVVLVDVPDNCLAVGVPATIKARQPAATAPVE from the coding sequence ATGTTCGAGAATATTCGTGCCGACCTGCGGGCCCATGGCGGAGATTGGGGCGCTCAGGGTTTCTGGGTGTTGCTGGTATACCGCTTTGGTCGGTGGCGCTACACCGTGCGCCCGGCACTGCTGCGCAAACTCTTCTCGCTGATCTACAAGGTGCTGTTCAAGTTCGTGCAGATCATCACCGGCATCGAACTGCCGTGCGAAGTGGTGATCGGCCGCAACTTCGTCATCGACCATTTTGGCGGCATCGTCATCAGTGGCTATGCCCGGTTTGGCGATGACTGCCGTATCCGCAACGGCGTGGTGGTGGGCTTGAAGAATGTCGACGAGCCGATTGCCCCGGTGTTTGGCAATAACGTCGATATTGGTACCGGCGCCAAGGTGCTGGGCAGCATCCGTATTGGCAACAACGTGATCATCGGCGCCAACGCCGTGGTGCTGGTGGATGTGCCGGACAATTGCCTGGCGGTAGGGGTGCCGGCCACCATCAAGGCCAGGCAGCCCGCCGCCACGGCGCCCGTCGAGTGA
- a CDS encoding WecB/TagA/CpsF family glycosyltransferase, which yields MAQWQWQKRWKGIIDTLEVVPDSAAAQHLLDRLAAPESATVLGFVNAHAMNLVVRDGAYCKALSAADVLLRDGSGMAILYRRLGLEPGLNMNGTDFIPSLMAAYSGRRVAFWGTQQPYLNQAVQHSVALFGVVPVSVHDGFASIDTYLQLAREQQPELIVLGMGMPKQEAVAARLAAVGGPCLIVCGGAILDFLGGKVSRAPHWLRHLGGEWAYRLLREPKRLFMRYVVGNPLFLLRTLLCRKAADSARGTV from the coding sequence ATGGCCCAGTGGCAATGGCAGAAACGCTGGAAGGGTATTATCGACACGCTTGAGGTGGTGCCTGACAGCGCTGCGGCTCAGCACCTGCTCGACAGGCTTGCCGCCCCGGAATCTGCAACCGTGCTGGGCTTCGTCAATGCACATGCAATGAACCTGGTGGTGCGCGACGGTGCGTATTGTAAGGCGTTGTCGGCGGCCGATGTGCTATTGCGCGACGGCTCTGGCATGGCGATCCTTTATCGCCGGTTGGGGCTGGAGCCTGGGCTCAACATGAATGGCACCGACTTCATTCCCAGTCTCATGGCGGCATACAGTGGGCGACGGGTAGCGTTCTGGGGCACGCAACAACCTTACCTGAACCAGGCTGTGCAACACAGCGTAGCCTTGTTTGGCGTAGTGCCTGTCTCGGTCCACGATGGCTTCGCCAGCATCGACACCTACCTGCAACTGGCCAGGGAACAGCAGCCGGAACTGATCGTGCTGGGCATGGGCATGCCCAAGCAGGAAGCAGTAGCAGCCAGGCTGGCAGCCGTCGGTGGGCCGTGCCTGATCGTGTGCGGCGGGGCGATTCTGGATTTCCTCGGTGGCAAGGTCAGCCGGGCACCGCACTGGCTACGGCATTTGGGTGGCGAATGGGCCTACCGGTTGCTACGCGAGCCGAAACGCCTGTTCATGCGTTATGTGGTGGGCAATCCGTTGTTCCTGCTGCGCACCCTGCTGTGCCGCAAGGCCGCCGATTCGGCCAGGGGCACCGTATGA